GCACTCGCCTCTGTGCACTCGCCTCTTCAGGCTTTTCCCCTCCCCCCGCTTGCCTGACGGCTCTCCGGCCAAGGTAAGGGATGTGCCCGCTAAGCTTGGTGGCCGGAGCGCGCTCTTTGCTAGCTAGTTTGCTCTCCTTGATTTAGCCGGGATGGTCCTAAATGTTCGGCCAAAAACTTGGCCGCCTCTTCAGGGCTGCTGGGGTTGATGAAGATGCCGGTACCCCACTCAAAGCCGGCCACGATGCTAAGCCGGGGAAGAAGGCGCAAGTGCCAGTGGTAGGCGGCGTAGGCCCCTTGTTCCCCATGGGGGGAGGTCCTCAGGATCAGGTTGTAGGGCGGATCGCCCAGCTGGGCATAGAAGACCCCCAATATCTTAATTAGAAGCGCTGATAAATCCTCAGTCTCGACATCGTCCATAGCCGCAAACGAGGGCTGGTGGCGGCGTGGCAGGATCCATACCTCGGAAGGAAAGCGAGAGGCAAAGGGGCAAAAAGCCAGGAAGTAGGGCGTAGACGATATCGCCCGTATCCCTTCCTGTTCCTCGGCCGCCAAAAGGTCACAGTACAGGCAACGCCCCTCGCTTTCCCAGTACTTCCGGCTGATATCCAGCTCCCTTTGTACTTGGTCAGGGACAAAGGGAGTGCTGATGAGCTGGCTATGGGGATGAGCTAATGAAGCCCCTGCCGTCAGACCGTGATTCTTAAATAGCTGGGTATAGCGAATAAAGGGCTTTTCGCCTTGAGCCCGGTAGCGGGCTTGCCAGGCCTTTAAGATGGCAGTTACCTGGGATGAATCTTTTTGCGGCCAGGAGGCCCAGTGGTCGGTTCCTTCCACTATTACCTCGTGGGCACCCACCCCGTTTAAGGTATCCCAAAGGCCTCTCTTAGTGCGGTCTGGACTCCCTTCGGGGCTTAGAGCTGCAAATTTATTGGGCACCACCCGCACTGTCCAGCCCGGGGTGTCCGGCTGGGTGCCAGGTTTTCGAAAGGCAAAGACTTCCGGCGGAGTCTTGTTTTCATTGCCCTCACAAAAGGGGCAGCCTGCTTCGGGCGTGCCAGGGGCGGGCCTGCCGCCATTGGCACCCCTGGAGCCGCCTTTATCTTCTTTTGCCCCTTGGCTTTTCTTGATCAAGTCCGAAGGGCGCTTGCTCCGCTCGGTGGCAATTATCACCCAAGAGTGGTCAGCCGGGTTCTTTCGCAATTCTGGCATGGGCTTACCTCCCAGCATTAGCATTCTTCCCTCTGCACCTGATTATGACAGTAATAGTTTTCCTTGAGAAGGGCAGGATGGAGGTGGGCGTGGGGGTTAAACCAGGTGCCGGGCATAAAAGTCCTAGGAGCAGGAAGAATAAGGAGGGGACGAGGGCGCAAGCGCCGGGGAAAGGCAAGGAGCGCTCTAGACGGCAAGCCACACCGAGAGGTTGGTCGGGAAGCGACTTTTTTGGAAGGATGATACGCTTGCAGGTGCTAATGCTTTC
The window above is part of the Clostridia bacterium genome. Proteins encoded here:
- a CDS encoding DUF4921 family protein, translated to MPELRKNPADHSWVIIATERSKRPSDLIKKSQGAKEDKGGSRGANGGRPAPGTPEAGCPFCEGNENKTPPEVFAFRKPGTQPDTPGWTVRVVPNKFAALSPEGSPDRTKRGLWDTLNGVGAHEVIVEGTDHWASWPQKDSSQVTAILKAWQARYRAQGEKPFIRYTQLFKNHGLTAGASLAHPHSQLISTPFVPDQVQRELDISRKYWESEGRCLYCDLLAAEEQEGIRAISSTPYFLAFCPFASRFPSEVWILPRRHQPSFAAMDDVETEDLSALLIKILGVFYAQLGDPPYNLILRTSPHGEQGAYAAYHWHLRLLPRLSIVAGFEWGTGIFINPSSPEEAAKFLAEHLGPSRLNQGEQTS